The uncultured Methanoregula sp. genomic sequence CAAAAATCCGTGAAAAGATCTCCATTGTCTTTGGCAGACCCAGTACGTGGGACGACGTGGCTATTTCAGAAAGATACAATATCACGCCCGATGGCGATCTGATTATGATAGTAAAATGATCTCCTGACGAGGAACTTCGTCCGGTGCCATTGCCGGAATCCTGTTCTCACAAACCGGGCAGGGGAAAGAAAGAGGGAAATATCATCCAGCATCTCCAATGTCTTCGAGAGAATGTCCCGTCATATCGATCCGGGTCAGCCAGGTGACGACGAAGGCGAAGATACAGATGATCCCCATGATGATGACCGTTTCCCGGACTCCGTAAGAGGCCTTCATCAGCGGGACGAAAATGATACCGCAGGCTGCACCGACCTTGGCAATCCCTGCAGCAAAACCGTGAGCGGTTGCACGGAGCCGGGTCGGGAAGAGCTCGGCAGGGAGGAGGAACGTTGTGGCATTCGGCCCCCAGTTCTGGAGGAGATTAAAGAGGCCAAAGCCGACAAACGCGAGGGCAATGATGGTCTGGGAGCCGGACTGGGAAGCGGCAAGGATGAACATGCCTGCCGCCATGCCGACAAACCCGGCCAGCTGGAGCCGGATCCTGCCGACCCTCTCAACAAAGAGAATATTGAGTATGAACCCGAGGACCAAAAAGACGTCGAGCAATACCGTATACTCGGAAGAGTAGAAGTCCTGTGCAATAAAATTAAACCCGGTACCGTTCGTGCCGATCATGGATGCGATGAGGATGGGCGTGAATATCCCTACCCCGTAAAAGGCAAAGTCCATGAAGAACCACGGGACGGTAATGAGAACGGTCCTCTTCAGGTTTTTCTTTGAGAACAGTTCGGCATACACGTTCAGGTGAGAATGCCATGCCGGCTCTTTTTCCGGCTTTGGCTGAACCACCTCTTCCACGGGGGGCCTGACCTTCTCTTTCAGGCTGAAATCCGGTATCAGGTAGCGGACGACTCCCATTGCAAGTTTCCATTCCCTGCGCTGGATATGCCACCGGGCGCTCTCCGGGAGACCCCGCCTCAGTATGAGGATCACGATTGCCGGTATGGCGCCGGCAACAAGCATCCCCCGCCATGCCGATTCGGACGGGTGCATGGCAAGGATAAAGAGCCCGATACCGGCGGCAGCGAAGATGCCGACTGCCTGGAAACTGAACGCGGCGATCAGCATCCTGCCCCGGATCCGCTTTGGCATGAACTCACTGACATAGGATGCACAGACCGGGTAGTCCGCACCGATGCCGACACCGAGGAGGAAACGGAAGAGGATGAGTGACCAGATGTTCCAGGCAAACGCCGACAGGACTGCAAAAACGATGAAGATGAAGAGATCAACTAAAAAAACCTTCTTCCTCCCGAACCGGTCGCACAGCCGGCCCCCGATGAGCGCCCCGAAAATTG encodes the following:
- a CDS encoding MFS transporter, which gives rise to MDDAPFTLKHAHIWFLSSMGIFLDGFDLFVMSIALPLIIVQFAATPLEQGIVGAAAVVGAIFGALIGGRLCDRFGRKKVFLVDLFIFIVFAVLSAFAWNIWSLILFRFLLGVGIGADYPVCASYVSEFMPKRIRGRMLIAAFSFQAVGIFAAAGIGLFILAMHPSESAWRGMLVAGAIPAIVILILRRGLPESARWHIQRREWKLAMGVVRYLIPDFSLKEKVRPPVEEVVQPKPEKEPAWHSHLNVYAELFSKKNLKRTVLITVPWFFMDFAFYGVGIFTPILIASMIGTNGTGFNFIAQDFYSSEYTVLLDVFLVLGFILNILFVERVGRIRLQLAGFVGMAAGMFILAASQSGSQTIIALAFVGFGLFNLLQNWGPNATTFLLPAELFPTRLRATAHGFAAGIAKVGAACGIIFVPLMKASYGVRETVIIMGIICIFAFVVTWLTRIDMTGHSLEDIGDAG